From the genome of Candidatus Deferrimicrobiaceae bacterium:
TCGTACCGCAGGTGCATGAAGAAAAGGGCGACGAGCGACGCCTTCACGGAAGCGATGAGAAGGGCGACGACGACGTTCATCATCCCGAGGTGCACGTAGGAAACCGAAACGGTGACCGCCGTGAGAACGACGAGGGCGCCCCAGACGACGATATACGTCCTGATGCCGGAATCGTGTTCCTTCATCGCCTTCCCCCCTACCCCACCAGGTACAGCAGCGGGAACAGGTAGATCCATACCAGGTCCACGAAGTGCCAGTATAAACCCGAAATCTCCACCGGCGTGTGGTAGCTTTCGGAATATCTCCCCCTCCCGGCGAGGAACAGGACCGTTCCCAGCGCCACCATCCCGGCAAGCACGTGGATGCCGTGCAGACCGGTCAACATGAAATAGAGGGAGAAGAAGATGTCCGTATCCGGGAACAGCCCGTGGGAAAACTTCTTCGTGTATTCCACGTACTTGAT
Proteins encoded in this window:
- a CDS encoding cytochrome C oxidase subunit IV family protein, with product MKEHDSGIRTYIVVWGALVVLTAVTVSVSYVHLGMMNVVVALLIASVKASLVALFFMHLRYESRLVWGFALTPIFFLVLIIAGTLSDSLFR